The Prionailurus bengalensis isolate Pbe53 chromosome B1, Fcat_Pben_1.1_paternal_pri, whole genome shotgun sequence genomic interval agaagattattttttttaatttttgatgtttttatttatttttgagacagagagacacacagagcatgagcaggggatgggcagagagagagggagacacagaatgggaagcaggctccaggctccgagctgtcagcacagagcccgacgcggggctcgaactcacagactgtgagatcatgacccgagctgaagtcggacgcttaaccgactgagccacccaggcgccccaacattccaGAAGATTAAATCACTCAGCACTCTCGGATGCTTGTTCTTGTCTGGTAGTAGCATAGATCCCATCCTGTCTACTCTTCTTATGCTCTTGTGTgagctctcccctctgccctgaaTGCACTCCCCGCTGCCCACGGGGAGACCTCCCAAGTCAAAGGAAAAGAAGCACAACCGGCTTTAGAGACGGCCCACGGAGTGTTAGTTCCCACACCCCCGGCGTCTGTGACCTTGAGAAGGTCTTCTAACCTGAATAGCGTGTTTCCATACGTGTCCTAGGGAGAAAGGCAGGCCACTCGCATTTGTTGAACGCCTCCCCCGTGCTGTATATTTGGCCCGGGTGGTTTGATTTCATCATATGGAAGTAGATGGCACCCAGTTTGCAGAATGGCATTTTGAGCCCCAGACAGGTAAGGACACTGGAGTTCAGAGAGCTGTAGGCAAACCAGCCCGGATCCGCCCCATTGCAACAGCGCCTTTGCTTTCCCACTACCGCACGTTACCTTTTCGTCGCTTCAGAGAAGTCACATAAAATTAGCATAACCACTGCTCAGTTTTGCTGCGAGTATCGGAAGAGATGATTTATACACTGGTGCTCACCACCTGGCACCCAGTGGGCACCAAGTAAGAAATGTCTTCCTTTCCAACCCTTTTGCTACATCCCTGAAAACACTTGTGGTTGACTGTTTCGAGAATCCCTGTTATCCTAGAGAAGCTTCTGGTCTGTGCCAGCTGCACGACTAGTTTCTGTTGAGGGGCTGGGAAGATACAGGGCAGACAGAGGGCTTACGGGCAGCACTATTTCCGACGCGTTAAACTTCCCTCTCGTGGAATATTCTCGTTATTCCACTTTATCCAGAGATACGTTGCAGTGGTGGGAGTCGGGGAATATACTGTAGTTAATTACATTTGAAATCTAGGTCATGATGTGAATTATGTAATAAGAAGActtaaggagaaaattaaaatatttcgaAGGGTTATTTCGCTGCATCCCTccccttttttaattaaaatattttcttgattctCAGGTGATCTCGTCCGGTCACCATGAGAAATCTTGAGTCCCCCTTTCAATACCTGGCTCCTGCCTGACTCTCTCAGGTTGAAAACCTCACTACCGTTCGACACAGTCTTTTTCACGGACCAACTGTTCAGTCTGTCTTCCCAGTGAATTAAAAGCCTTTCTCAGTACCTTGGGCCATTCGCTTAACCTTGCACTGCCGTCGATATGTTCATTTAGCAAATAAGGTCTGTAGCACCTACCGTGCACAGAAAtcgtgccaggccctggggggaTGGCAGCAGAGAGAAAGCATCAGGACACCGATGGGGGGCTCTGAAATTGGTATTCTTGGGTGGAGGGGCAGACCAGACCATAAACAAGCATATCCGGGTTGGGCTAGTACATGAGGAATACGAAACAGGGTGATGGGAGAGAATATGGTACCAAGAGAGCAGGCGGGCCCGTGTTGCAGGGAAAGCCGGTGTTTGAAATAAAAGCTAATTGGCAGGAAAGAGCCAGCCCCAGAAAGCCTTGGGACCCAGCGTCCTGGAAAGAGGGAGCGGCAAATGCCAGCGCCCAGAGCTGGCGGGAGCTCAGAGTGTTCACAGGAACCGAAAGGTCAGCGAGGTGGGAGTGTGGCCTGAAGGAGCAGATTGAGCCCAGAGGGACAGACCGGCAGCTCCCATCCTGGGGGAATCCCCAGGCCTGGAAAGGAATTTGGATTTAATTTCAGGTACCAGGAGACCTCCCTCTGAGAAATCCCGTGGGCTCTCCCTGTGCCTCCCGTCCCTGGCAGGTGGTCAGCACCTTCACGGGGGGCCCAAGGAAGCTTCGTGTTGCTGATGGGAAGGACTCGTCTTTTGAATTGCCGTAGCTCACGGCTTGATCGATCACTGTGTCCTTGATAAAGGGGAGTGAACAGAGAGGGGGCTGGATCTCTCTTTGGGAACTTCTAACCCATctacaaaaggaaagagagggtttgttttgttcatcCTTCCATGAAATCCTGTCCCTCATCAAAGGGTCGTTGCCTGGCACGAATGTTCAACAGGACCAGGGAAGCATTCCGTCAGGGCCAAGAACTACTCATGCCCTCGCTCTGGGCATCGCCGGGGAGTGACAGGGACAGCGACATCCCTGGCTTTGCCTGCTCGCACTGAGTTTGGATCCTCATTCAGCCTCGACCGTTCTGGACAAACCACCGAACTTCTCTGATCCTCTTTCTTGTAGTGAGATCAGTTCTGGTGAAGATTTGCAGTGAACATCGCGGGGGCCCAGTGTGGGGCGATGCCAGCCCAGGGTCTGTTCAGTAGCAGGTACTGCAAACGGGAGCTGCCGTCATTGCTTTTGTCAAGGCAGGTGGCCTGGGTTCCAGGTGCCGTGGAGCATTCTTGTCCCTGCCCATGCCAGCTCAGGGCTCCACATTTCTAGAAGGTTCCATTTGCTCAACATTCGTTAGTTCGCTTCTGGAGGGAGGACGATCAGTTCATCTCTGTGCTGCCTAAATGTTCCAACTTGCCCTCCTCCTACTTCGTGAGTGGggcattttggggggggggatctgaCTTTCAGAGAGCACTTTCTTCGCTTAAATTGCAGCCCTACTCAGCGCTGTGAACCTCTCAGCGGCCACCTCGGCTGCTACCAGTCACGTGTGGCCTTGCGACGTGCTGTAGGAGTAAATAAACAGACACACACTAGACTGAAGACTTCATACAAAAGAGGTGGAAAGTATCCCCTTAATATTATATAGGAATTATGTGTTGAAGTGATAGCGTTTTggagaacataaaaatatttgtttttgaatgtGGCTcctgaaagtttaaaattttagtgtGGCTCCTGGGTCATTTGAACACTTACAATAAAAGCTCTAATAATACATGCTTTGTCCTAGGGCAAGATGGGACTGTCAGGGATGTCTAAATAAATGGTCCCTGCCACCTTTAGGAGGGGTGACTGTTACCTTCATGAGCGCTGCTTGATTGCCTATAAATAATGGAATTTTTCTGGAAATGTAGTTAAACCTGTGTGTTCTACGTTTATTTCTATGATCTATATCCTGCACAGCTACTAGGGGGAGGTGCTGTTTGGCATTACGGAGGGGAGAAGGTATTGGTAAAAACGGAAAGTTAATCTCGTAACTTCACTAAAATATCAGATAGGTAGCATACGTTCAATAAATTTAGATATTTGTTTGATAAATGAACGAGGGCATACATGGCTCACGTTCATATTTCTAATGGACGGGGCTTGTTAATACAGATCACCTCATTTCAGTCTCAAGGAAATCATTTCAGGTGGGTACAGTTATAACCAttttacatatggggaaactgaggctaagacaGGTTAagtcactttgtttttgtttttgtttttttaattttttttttaacgtttatttattttcgagacagagagacacagcatgaacaggggaggggcagagagagagggagacacagaatcggaagcaagctccaggctctgagccatcagcccagagcccgacgcggggctcgaactcgcagactgcgagatcgtgacctgagctgaagtcggacacttaactgactgagccacccaggcgcccctaagacagGTTAAGTCACTTTGAATAAATCCAACCTAGAGACAGGGTTCCTGACCCTACAGTGTGGCTGATTCCTTTCGACTCCTCTACTGAAGGGAACAAATGAGTTTGACCTCATGCTGTCCTGTTCCTACCCTGTGTGTCAGCTGATTCTGGAGGAGGTGGCCTGGGACTTTGTCACTGTTGACTAGATTTTTGAGGGCCTTTCCTCTTTAGGATGCCCAAAACTTTACCATTATTACCTGTTAAGGCCACATGCTAGGGAGACAGCAACaatagcagaaagagaacagGACTGGAATGCTGGAACCATGAGGTCTAGGCCTGATTTTctctgtgaccttagacaagCCATCTTGGGCCTCCTCACTGTGGCCCTCGTGTGCTCTGATGTGCACAGTCCCGTTGTCAGGATCAGTGTGGCTCTGATGTCCTCGCTTACAGGTTCACCTGACCTGGAAGGTCTTCTCTTTTCCAAGAGTGTTATTTAAAGGCCCAGAAATTCTGGCTGTGCCACTGAGTTCAAATTACCAAACTACTACACAAGAAAGTTGTCTCACAGtggccactgtgtgtgtgtaatatattatatatgtatttagatgtcatatatgtgtgtgtgtgtgtatctacacaCTTAGCTAAAGTTCCATACATATACATgctatacatatgtatatagctCATACATATACATGCTTTTCTCCTTCTATATATATAGCATACGTGTATGAGCCttagctaattttttttcatatatacctcaaatatttttggaatgtaCAAGACTTTAGacataagtaaatacatttttagaaagtattaAAGTAGAAGTGAGGAGTTTTTAGACTACTAACTACccaggttatatatatatatatatatatatatatatatacacacacacacacacacacacacacacacacatatatttagcTTCTCCCCTGCTGTTGGTAATTCcccctttaggaaaaaaaaaaaaaactcagatgtGCACTGTACTAAGCAGGATGCCTCATAATAGCGAAAGAAAAGCGTGAATACTtagaaaatctgaatttcagatctGGCCCCTGATTCTGTCCCTTAGGTGTGGAAGGATTGGGGTGTGTGGTTGCTTCCTGAGACCGAATCCAGAGGTATGGGATGGGGTCAGCAGCACTCATCACTAGGAGTGGAACGATCTAGTGTGGAGTAGTTACTCTCTCCTGCGTTTCACCTACCTCACCCCCTGCACATGGGCTCACACGGGCTCACACGCATGTGAGCGCGTGCATATATGTACAAACATATACAAGTATGCATATGTGTGAGCATACACGTATACCCCAGGCACGTAAAAGGCAAGCACAGCGGGATCCATCCATATATGGGTCAGTCCCACattgagaaggaaatgaaatttgaCTGAAACGTACTAAAGCATTTACTGAGTAAGCAAAATTTCCATTCGCTTGATATCATTCAATCAGTAGAACATTCTGCACCAACATCTTGCCTGGTCATCTCTCCTTAAACGTTTTTTTTGTCTCTcgctttttcccccctaaataATTAGGTCAACTGATCTTGAAGGTCCCCTCTCAAGTGTTCTGTGATTCTCTAAACATTtccagtttttaatgtttgtttatttttgagagagagagaggcagacagagccatgagagggcaagagagagagggagacacagaatctgaaacaggcttctggctctgagctgttacacagagcctgatgcggggctcgaactcacagaccgtgagatcttgacctgagccgaagtcagacgctaaccgactgagccaccaggcgcccctaaacgtttccagtttttaattgcttttttaagttaatatattttaatatacagttTTCAAAGCAGTTAATAGAGTTGATCTCTGAGGCAGGGAATTCGATAGGtttgattataaaaatagaagaccatagaaattcttcatttatccattctggACACAGTGTTAAACTTTTAAAGTGGATTTTAAACCTGGCATAAAGAAGATGATGGACCCTTTCGGTGGAGAACACTTTAACTGGCTCTATAATCCCCATAGTCCCCAAGGCAGGCCTGTCACTAACCCTTCCTTAACTGTGTTCAGACAAGAGCTTCCAATGCCCTCTTTCTGGAAGATGGTCAGACACCTCTTGATGATTGTTGTTTATCAGCTCCCTGAAACATGGACATGAGTCCTCTTGTTTTGGGGAACCCCTTGCCATTTCGCGCAGCAGTGGCTGTGTACTTGTGGGACTTCAGTGCCTCAGTGTCATAAATCTCAGGTGAAGAGAAGGCAGGCAGTTTGTGCAAAGAGGGCCCTGCGTTCAGAGTTTTGAATGGGGGCTATGAATTTTGCAGCGGACTAAATTCTTGTGTCCTTGGCTAAGACTCCTCTCGGTACCTGCCGTTCCTTCCCACCTTGTAACTGTCGGGTCAAGGTGCCAATCAACTGAGCAGACCGTAAAACCACTAGATGAGCAGAACGGCCTTGCACACAGGAAGGAGCTTTGCTCTTTCCAGCCGGCCTACCTGTCTGTCCCTCTGGGCTCGCTTCAAACACTTCCTCTCCCGGGAAGCCGTCCCCAGTCGTTTCAGGCAAAATGAGCGGACCCGTGTCCACACGCTGCCTTGTGCAAACTATAATCGGAGCACATCCAGCACTGACGCCTGCAGCCAGGTCATGCCAATGAGCCTCCGCCAAATTTATGCTGCGGTACCAACCACCCCACAAGTCCGTGGCTTACGGCCACGGTGATGCATTGTCACTCGAGCCAGGACGGCTGTGCTGTGCACGGTGCAGTGGTGTGGGGGCTCTGCTACACGTGTCTCCCATCATCCTCTGGGGCCCAGCGGCTGGCCGGGGCGCATTCTTCTCGTGGTCATGGCCGAAGTAGCAAGAGGGCAAGTGCCAACACGCAAAGCTTCTCAAGGCCTAGGCTGGCCGCCGGCACGTTGTCATTTCCACTCACGGGCCGTTGGCCAAACCCAAATCAAATCGTCGGGGagcacaccccaccccacacgGTAAGGCtggatgcagagagaggaggcataAAAGAATCGGGACTAGtcggggcccccgggtggctcagtcggttgagcgtccggctcaggtcacgatgttggagtttgggagttcgagctcTGTACCAGGcttctgctgtcggcacagagcctggttgggattctctccctctcgttctgccctttccctgctcgctctctctctttctcaaaaataaaccttaaaaaaaaaaaaaaacagatctaaTCATTCAGTCTTCCATACAGGTTCACCTGCCCTATTAGATCAGGAGCCCCTGCGGGGTGGCAAGGGTCAGGAACAGCGTCTGCTTTTATATCACCAGCTCCACTGCCTGGGGCTGGCAGGTAGGAGGTATTTCACTGATGTTTGCTGAGGTCCAAAAGACCTTTCCGGCCCTTTCCTTTACAGCAGAGGCTGGGCAAGCTCTGACCGCAGGGCCAAATCTGTCCCCGTGTCTGTGCAGAGAGCTGAGCATACAGATTGTAGAAAACAGTTGTTGAGAAACTCAAAAGCGATGCATGAAAATGATAACGACATTCAGATTCCAGCCTCGGTGAATGAAGTTTCATTGGGGCACAACCACACCCATTCCTCTGCAAATTGTCTGTGGCCTCTGGAGCCAAACGGGCATACCTGGGGCCGTCGTCCAGCCTGTCTCCCGCAAAACCGAAAACCTTTCCCATCCGGCCCCTTAGACAGGAAGTGTTTGCCACCGGCCCTGCCTTACGGGGTAaagaaacggggggggggggcccgggggggggCCCCCAGGGAGGTGACCGCCTTGCCCGGGATCCCACGGCATTGGCAGCTCCACGAAGGCCTGTGTGCGTTTGGGGTTAACATCTCCCCCCTTTGTTTCCTAGTAACTGGCGGCCCGCGACACCCATGTGTCACTGATCGGGAGGCTCTCCCCGCGGCAGCGCTTCATGACCCAGCGGCGCCCGGCCCAGTGAAGCCACCATGGTGTCCAGCACAGCGGCGCTGCTCCTGGGCGCCGTGCTCCTGGTGGCCCAGCTGCAGCCCGTGCCttcccgccccgccgccgccgcgcccgggGCCGAGCCGGGCCAGCCGGAGCTGTCGCGCAGAGCGGCCACCGTCCAGGGCGACGGCCGGGACGGCGCGCCCCCCAACGGCTCGGCGCAGCAGCTGCCGCAGACCATCATCATCGGCGTGCGCAAGGGCGGCACGCGCGCGCTGCTGGAGATGCTCAGCCTGCACCCCGACGTGGCGGCCGCCGAGAACGAGGTCCACTTCTTCGACTGGGAGGAGCACTACAGCCAAGGCCTGGGCTGGTACCGGGGCCAGATGCCCTTCTCGTCCCCGCAGCAGCTCACGGTGGAGAAGACCCCCGCGTACTTCACGTCGCCCAAAGTGCCTGAGCGCGTCCACAGCATGAACCCGGGCATCCGGCTGCTGCTCATCCTGCGCGACCCGTCCGAGCGCGTGCTGTCCGACTACACCCAAGTGTTCTACAACCACGTGCAGAAGCGCAAGCCCTACCCGTCCATCGAGGAGTTCCTGGTGCGCGACGGCCGGCTCAACGTGGGCTACAAGGCGCTCAACCGCAGCCTCTACCACGTGCACCTGCACAACTGGCTGCGCTTCTTCCCGCTGCGCCGCATCCACATCGTCGACGGCGACCGCCTCATCAGGGACCCCTTCCCCGAGATCCAGAAGGTCGAGCGGTTCCTGAAGCTGTCGCCGCAGATCAACGCCTCGAACTTCTACTTTAACAAAACCAAGGGCTTTTACTGCCTGCGGGACAGCGGCCGGGACCGCTGCTTGCACGAGTCCAAAGGCCGGGCGCACCCCCGAGTGGACCCCAGACTCCTCAGTAAACTGCACGAATACTTTCACGAGCCAAATAAGAAATTCTTCGAGCTTGTCGGCCGGACATTTGACTGGCACTGATTAGCAATAAAGTGAGGCTCGGAACCTTTCCCGTTGTAAGTTCTGGTGTACgtctgggggagagagagaaaaagaagaattttaaaagggcatttaagctataatttatttgtaaagtCCATAAATTACTTCTGTACAGTATTAGATTCACAATTGCCATATATACTAGTTATATTTTTCTACTTGGTAAATTGAGggcattttgtattgtttttcatgGTTGTTAACATTGTGTAATATGTCTCTATATGAAGGAACTAAACTAtttcactgcaaaaaaaaaaagcaacaaaaaaaaaaccacagaaatctGGAGACCCTGTCTTTTTTGAATATGATTAACTTGCCCCGACTCAAAATAGCTGTCTGTGTTATATTCGTTGCAAGATCTATATATTCCtttgttactttaaaaagaaatgtttttcatggCAATTAtgcttctctcttgccctctcttttcttcattgttctttttaatttttaatgtctcGCTGTGGccatcagatttattttttacttgcaTTGTGAGATCTGTCTTCACTGAGATAGCCCCTGTTATTTTCTGGAGGTTTCGGGTTTGCCCATTCTTGACAGCAGGTTCTGgagtgtggattttttttttttttaacccccgtAGACTCCGCGTGGACAAAGCAATATTAAGACTGGAAAAGTCGTTAATACCCGCAAGAGGCTCCCCGTTACACATCTCTGCCTCAAAGAGTGCTTGCATCCGTTTCTGAGCTCAGCAGTGGGCAAAACGACACAATAAAGGGGATTAAACCGTTGGCCTTCAGCATGGTCTTGGGGCTGTGTGCTTGGCCCCATGTGCCAAGGGGTCTCCGGAAACTCAGAAAAGAGAAGTTGCAAAGTGTGCGTGTTCCCATCTTGTAGGTGCTGTGACAAAGCCGCCTAATGGTGTAGACGTTTGCTTAGGTTGAAAGCTTCGTCTATTTCCTGAATGATCAATATCCATTTATAGATGCCTATTCCGTACGCACAGAGACAGAAATACGTGTGTGTTTTAAAACTCAACTCAGAGTGTGTAATCCTTAAATGGAAGGGAGATTTAAACCCCGAGGGTCACGACTGCAAAAGGAAACGCCCAATGCGGGTGGCGATGTGTAAGGAAGAAGTCCTTGTACCTGTCCCTACAGGAGAGAGGCCTGATTTCACTTTCACTTCTGCTTCTGAACAGCTGGCCTGTTGGATGTGATCACacaagctccccccaccccccagtcccgGTTTTCTCATGCGCTCTTTATTCGGTCAGCCTTTTACAGGATTAAATACGTGGGTTGTTTTTTCTtactaggaaaagaaaacataatcattatgtaaaacaaaaactacaaagaaGCAAAATACACCCGTTTCCTGACAAAGTTTATATTTAAGGCAGCAGAGTGAAATGGACGTTCTATATCAGCGCTCCTTGAAAGTTCTCCCCCAAACAGCCCCAGGAAGTAGGAATTATTATGGCGAGGAGTTCAAGGCGGAAGAAATAGGCCCAGGGAAGACAAGGAACTTGCCAAGGTCACGTTGACTCCAAGCCAAGGCGTGGAGTCCACTGAGAGCCAAAGCACAGATTTCGGGCGTTTTGGTTTTTTCCTACTCTAGGCTTTCTGAACTGCAAAGGAAAGGCCCAGG includes:
- the HS3ST1 gene encoding heparan sulfate glucosamine 3-O-sulfotransferase 1, with translation MVSSTAALLLGAVLLVAQLQPVPSRPAAAAPGAEPGQPELSRRAATVQGDGRDGAPPNGSAQQLPQTIIIGVRKGGTRALLEMLSLHPDVAAAENEVHFFDWEEHYSQGLGWYRGQMPFSSPQQLTVEKTPAYFTSPKVPERVHSMNPGIRLLLILRDPSERVLSDYTQVFYNHVQKRKPYPSIEEFLVRDGRLNVGYKALNRSLYHVHLHNWLRFFPLRRIHIVDGDRLIRDPFPEIQKVERFLKLSPQINASNFYFNKTKGFYCLRDSGRDRCLHESKGRAHPRVDPRLLSKLHEYFHEPNKKFFELVGRTFDWH